The following are encoded in a window of Urocitellus parryii isolate mUroPar1 chromosome 7, mUroPar1.hap1, whole genome shotgun sequence genomic DNA:
- the LOC113181336 gene encoding uncharacterized protein LOC113181336, protein MARSCCSSCCKPTCCRTTCCKTTCWKPVCGNTCSSTSCSPPSCCGSSCSGKTSSGSSCCKPCCPPTSCETTSCKTTCCKPACVVSCCSTPSCKPSCGESCCCPNYCIIPCCQPCCPPTCCETTCCKTTYCKPTCVVCCSTPCCEPCCCPSCCIIPCRQPCCPPPCSRTTCCKTTCSKKSHVTRCCCKPCCQPCCCVCSCCHPCCL, encoded by the coding sequence ATGGCCCgctcctgctgctcctcttgCTGCAAGCCTACCTGCTGCAGGACCACCTGCTGCAAGACCACCTGCTGGAAACCAGTCTGTGGGAACACCTGCTCCAGCACATCCTGCTCTCCACCCAGCTGTTGTGGGTCTAGCTGCAGTGGTAAAACCAGCAGTGGGTCCAGCTGCTGCAAGCCATGCTGTCCTCCAACTTCCTGTGAAACCACCTCCTGCAAGACCACTTGCTGCAAACCAGCCTGTGTGGTCAGCTGCTGCAGCACACCCAGCTGTAAGCCCAGCTGCGGTGAGTCTTGCTGCTGCCCCAATTATTGCATCATTCCCTGCTGCCAGCCCTGCTGTCCCCCAACTTGCTGTGAAACCACCTGCTGCAAGACCACCTACTGCAAACCAACCTGTGTGGTCTGCTGCAGCACACCCTGCTGTGAGCCTTGCTGCTGCCCCAGCTGCTGCATTATCCCCTGCCGCCAGCCCTGCTGCCCTCCTCCTTGCTCTAGAACCACCTGCTGCAAGACCACCTGCTCCAAAAAATCCCATGTGACCCGCTGCTGCTGCAAACCCTGCTGCCAGCCCTGCTGCTGTGTGTGCAGCTGCTGCCATCCTTGCTGCCTGTGA